The sequence AATCGGCCATCGGCCGCATGCTGGACCCGATCGCCGACAAGCTGCTGGTCTCCACCTCGCTGCTGATGCTCGCGTCCGACGGCACCATTCGCGGCTGGTCGCTCTGGGCGGCGGTGGTGATCCTGTGCCGCGAGATTCTGGTGTCGGGCCTGCGCGAATTCCTCGCCGAGCTGCGCGTGAGCGTGCCCGTCACCCGCCTTGCCAAGTGGAAGACCACGGCGCAGCTCGTCGCCGTCGGCGTGCTGCTGGCCGGGCCGGCGGCCGATTTCCTGGTACCGGGGATCACCCTGTTCGGCATCATGCTGCTGTGGGTCGCCGCGCTGCTGACGCTCTACAC comes from Ancylobacter sp. TS-1 and encodes:
- the pgsA gene encoding CDP-diacylglycerol--glycerol-3-phosphate 3-phosphatidyltransferase, whose translation is MVEVATSQQTLREPPKVSRGHAFSLPNLLTYGRCVAVPLVAACLFWSDILEGGLWLRWLAVAIYVVAAITDFFDGYLARAWSQQSAIGRMLDPIADKLLVSTSLLMLASDGTIRGWSLWAAVVILCREILVSGLREFLAELRVSVPVTRLAKWKTTAQLVAVGVLLAGPAADFLVPGITLFGIMLLWVAALLTLYTGWDYFRAGARHLIEDSQ